The Streptomyces venezuelae genomic interval GAAGTGCTGGACGCCGTGGCGGGTGCCGAGTCCCGCCCACTGTCCGATGTGGTAGACGTCGACCTCGCCGGTGTGGCGGGTCATCGCCTCGGCGAAGCGGAAGACGTCGGCGCGGCCGGAGCGCAGGTAGGCGTACCAGAGCCAGAGGTCGGGCGACAGCTCGGAGTTGTCCCAGGCGTAGCCGCCGACGTCGTACCGCCACTGGTGCCGGTCCTCGTCGTAGGTGTGCATGATGTCGCCGTAGTCCCAGAAGCCGTACCAACGGCGCTGCTCCGCCTGGTCCTTGTAGTAGGTGAAGAGGTAGTCGAGGTGGTCCTCGATCTTCGCCTTGGCGGGGGTGGAGCGGTCGACGGGCGAGAAGAGTCCGCCGAACACCCGTGCGCGGACGAGGTCTTCGGGGGCGACGGCGAGCTGCGGCGGGGTGCCGACGGCGGCGGACTGGGCGACGAGGGTCTCGGCGGCGGGGGTGGCGGCGTTGGCCCAGAACATGAGCTCGCTGGTGCGGGCGATGCCGTACGGGGTGCCGAACCCGGGCTGGTAGTCCTCGTAGGTGATGTTCAGCCCTTCGAGCTGCTCGGGGAAGGCGTCCTGGCCCATGCCGTCGTGGTAGAAGCGCAGGTCCATGGGCTGGGCCTCGGGCGACCAGAGCCAGAGGGTGACCTCGGCCTCGTCCCCCGCGGCTCCCCGGATGTCGAGCTGGGCGGGGTGCTTCTGCCAGAAGTCCCGCAGGCCGAAGGAGAGTCCGCCGGTCACGCCGCCGACGTAGCCGAAGCCGTTCGCTCGGCGGCCGCCGCCGGCCGGGATCCAGCCGTGTCCTGCCTTGGTCCGCTTGCGCAGGGCGAAGCCGTCGGCGGAGAGCTGCGAGAGGGTGTAGTCGCCCCAGGTGGGGACGTACTGCATCCGGGTCGTGACGCGCTGGTCCCAGGTGGCGGGGTCGGGCAGCTTCTCGCCCTTGACCTGGGCCGTGCGGACGGCGGCGCCGGGGTCGCGGCGCAGGCCCGTGATGCCCTGGACGGCCTCGGTGAGGAAGCCCGCGCCCTCGCCGGCGAGGCGGACGTGCCGGTCGTAGGCGGCGTCGCGCATGGGGACGGTGAAGCGGACGCCGAGCCCGCGGATGAAGTCCTTGTTCTGGTCGCCGTCGTAGGTGATGGTGTGGACCATGCGGAAGGACTCGGAGCCCGCGTAGAAGTAGAGGCGCACGGAGAACGGCAGCCAACTGCGGCTGCCCTTGCGGTGCTTGCCGTCGATGCGGACCACGGCCCGGACGGGACCGTTCTGCTCGACGGTGGCGCCGGAGATCTCGCCGTCGAACCGCTCCCACTTGGCGTTGCCCTGGTCGCCGTCGTCGAGGTCGCTCTGGCGGAGCAGGACGAGCCGGCCGTCGGTGGCGATCTTCACTCCGTCGCGGGTGACGGACTCGACGAGCTTGCCGCCGTCCTTGGAGACGACGGCCCGGACGGTGCCGGTGTCGACGGTGATCCGGCGACCCGTCTCGGTGACGGAGACGGTCTTCGTGGCGGTGGCGGGGGTCCCGGGGGCGAGGGTGAACCGCTCGGCCCCGGCGGCCTCGGGCCCGACGGCGTGCGCGGTCCACTTGAGGGAGCCGTCGGGCCAGCGGGCGGTGGTCCAGGTCTGCACGGGGACGGCGGCGCCGTCGGCGGTGGTGAGCGCGAAGGCCTGGTCGCCGGGGTGGACGCCCTGGGGCCAGGCGGCCCCGAAGGTCGACCCGGCCGCCGCCCCGAGCCCACCGGGCTCCAGCCACGCGACGGTGGAGGGCCGGTCGGCCGCGGGGGTCTCGGCGGGCACGGCGGCGGCCTGGGCGTCCCCGCGCCCGAGAGCCCAACTGAACTGCGCGGCGGCACCGGCGACGGCGGCGGCCTTGAGGAGGGAGCGACGAGGTAGAGAGGACACGGAATCTCCTTTCAGGGGCACGCCCGAGGGCGTGCCTGCGGAAGCGGGGGGATGGGGGCCGCCTCGGACGGCGCGGCCGTGGCGGCACGGGGCGGCGGAGCTGGGGACACCTGGGCCCACCCCCGTACGAGCACGGGGAACCCGGCCCACACGGGCGGGACACGCGGGCCCCCGTGTGGGCATTCGTCCCGCTGGGGCTGGGGGTCCCCTCTGGGGGAGGGTGGGCTCACGGGACGGCGCCCTTCGCGGGCGCCTCCGCCCCCTGCACCGGCCCGCGCCACCAGCGAGCCGAGCACCGGGTGCGGGTCCAGGCGCGGAAGCCTCTGGCGCCGGCAGGGGCGCCGTCCCGTTGTGCCCACCCTCCCCCAGAGGGGGGACCCCATCCCCAGCGGAACGACTGCCCACAACGGGGGTGGGGCACCGCCGTAGTGAACGGGACCCGACCCGGCAGCACACTGCCCACAACGGGGGTGGGGCACCGCCGTGGCGGGCGGGACCCGACCCCGCGGAACGACTGCCCACAATGGGGGGGGGTGGGGTGCCGCCCCAGCGGGCGGGCTCCCAGCCGGCGGAACTGGTGCCGGGGTGGACCCAGGGACCGGGGCCGCGGCCTGGCGCGACCGGGAAGGGTCGCGGCCCCTGGAGTCGAGGTCAGGCCGGGACCGCCCTCCGGTGTTCGGCTGCCGTCGTGGCGGCGACGAGGATGCCGACGGCCGGCAGGGCCAGAGGGGCGGAGAACCAGGCCGACGCGGCGATCACCGCCAGACCGCACACCACGAGCAGGGAGCCCGCGGGGTCGCGCAACGCCCGGCGGGCCGCCGGGCCGAGGAGGGCCCGCCAGCGCAGCCCCGGCCGCCAGGCCGTTGCCGCCCGCAGGACGGTGACCGTCAGCCAGATCGCCGCGAGGATCGCGAGGGTGCCGGCCGCCTTTCCCCCGGGCACGGGCAGCGCCCGTACGAGAGCGAGGTCGGCGCCCGCCAGGGCGAGCGCCGCCCCGTAGGCGACCCCCGCGGCCCAGCCCCCGCCCCGCAGGGCGGCCCGCAGATCGGCCGCGAAGAACCGCAGGCCCGCCTGCTCGTCGCCGGTCCAGCGCCGCAGGTGCCCCGCGCCGGCGGCGAGCGCAGCCGGCAGCGTCACCAGGGGCAGCGCGGCGACGGCGATCCACACCCCCACCAGGAGGCACTCGGCGAAGACCCCGAACCCCGCCAGGAACCGGCCCTTCGGACCACGGCCGCGCGCGCTCATCCCTTGAGGCCCGACGTGGCCATGCCGTCGATGAGGTAGCGCTGGAAGGCGAGGAAGAAGGCGACCACCGGGAGCAGCGCCACCAGCGACATCGCGATCATGCCGCCGTAGTTGGCGACGCCGTCCTGGTCGACGAACATCTTCAGGCCGAGCGAGACCGTGTACTTCTCGGGTTCGTTGAGGTAGATCAGCGGGCCCATGAAGTCGTTCCACGCGTTGATGAACGTGAAGATCGCGCTGGTGATGAGGGCGGGCCGGCACAGCGGCAGCACGATCGACCAGTACGTCCGCAGGTGCCCGCAGCCGTCGAGGCGGGCGGCCTCGTCGAGCTCCTTCGGCAGTCCGCGCATGAACTGGAGCATCAGGAAGACGAAGAAGGCGTCCGTCGCCAGGTACTTGCCGAGCAGCAACGGCGTGTAGGTGTTGATCAGTTCGAGCTTCTGGAAGAGCACGTACTGCGGGATGAGCAGCACATGGTACGGCAGGAGCAGCGTGCCGATCATCAGGGTGAAGAGCACTCCGCGTCCGGCGAAGCCGATCTTGGCGAAGGCGTACGCGGCGAGCGAGCTGGAGATCAGCACGCCCACCACCGAACCGACGGCCAGGAAGAGGGAGTTGCCGAAGAAGGTGGAGATGGGGATGTCGGCGATGCCGTCGGCGAGCCGCCGGTAGTTGTCGGTGATGGGGTCGGCGGGGAAGAGGGTCAGGCTGCCGACGATCTCGTCGTTCGGCTTGAAGGAGCCACCGATCACCCACACCACGGGGTAGAGGATGACGGCGAGCACGGCCAGGGACCCGAGGTGCCAGGCGACCGAGGCCTTGTCGATGCGCGTGAGGCTCATCGGGCCCCCTCCTCGTAGTGCACCCAGCGCCGCTGGGACCAGAACAGCACCGCGGTGACCAGGCCGACGGCGA includes:
- a CDS encoding carbohydrate ABC transporter permease, with the protein product MSLTRIDKASVAWHLGSLAVLAVILYPVVWVIGGSFKPNDEIVGSLTLFPADPITDNYRRLADGIADIPISTFFGNSLFLAVGSVVGVLISSSLAAYAFAKIGFAGRGVLFTLMIGTLLLPYHVLLIPQYVLFQKLELINTYTPLLLGKYLATDAFFVFLMLQFMRGLPKELDEAARLDGCGHLRTYWSIVLPLCRPALITSAIFTFINAWNDFMGPLIYLNEPEKYTVSLGLKMFVDQDGVANYGGMIAMSLVALLPVVAFFLAFQRYLIDGMATSGLKG
- a CDS encoding Tat pathway signal sequence domain protein; the protein is MSSLPRRSLLKAAAVAGAAAQFSWALGRGDAQAAAVPAETPAADRPSTVAWLEPGGLGAAAGSTFGAAWPQGVHPGDQAFALTTADGAAVPVQTWTTARWPDGSLKWTAHAVGPEAAGAERFTLAPGTPATATKTVSVTETGRRITVDTGTVRAVVSKDGGKLVESVTRDGVKIATDGRLVLLRQSDLDDGDQGNAKWERFDGEISGATVEQNGPVRAVVRIDGKHRKGSRSWLPFSVRLYFYAGSESFRMVHTITYDGDQNKDFIRGLGVRFTVPMRDAAYDRHVRLAGEGAGFLTEAVQGITGLRRDPGAAVRTAQVKGEKLPDPATWDQRVTTRMQYVPTWGDYTLSQLSADGFALRKRTKAGHGWIPAGGGRRANGFGYVGGVTGGLSFGLRDFWQKHPAQLDIRGAAGDEAEVTLWLWSPEAQPMDLRFYHDGMGQDAFPEQLEGLNITYEDYQPGFGTPYGIARTSELMFWANAATPAAETLVAQSAAVGTPPQLAVAPEDLVRARVFGGLFSPVDRSTPAKAKIEDHLDYLFTYYKDQAEQRRWYGFWDYGDIMHTYDEDRHQWRYDVGGYAWDNSELSPDLWLWYAYLRSGRADVFRFAEAMTRHTGEVDVYHIGQWAGLGTRHGVQHFACSAKQQRISTAVYRRPYYFLTADERVGDLMHDLVDSDETFLVLDPIRKIRTEPYTPDRHALSIGFGTDWSGLAAAWLTEWERGGPKAAKAEARLRSTMETIAAQPNGFVQGTGLYDLDTGRFAVATEPVVGVSHLSAMFGLVEMCAELIDLVDMPQFKAAWLDYCRYFNASKTEQAARYGKNFGTLLLFQGHSRQDAYAAAQLGDAKLAARAWAKFDRSDGYTAAMVWDKTPVQGSAALEPGYENLWISTNTTALYGLAAIQNLALVGDHLPA